Part of the Streptomyces sp. WMMC500 genome is shown below.
CCGTCACCCGCCACCTGTGGGCGCTGGGCGTGCGCGACGTGATCGAGGCGTCGTCCATCGCGGAGGCCCGCCCCCGGATCGCCAACCCCCGCGACATCTGCGTCGCCGACGTCCACCTGCCCGACGGCTCCGGCCTCACCCTGCTCTCCGAGGCGCGCTCCGCGGGCTGGCCCAACGGCCTCGCGCTCTCCGCCGCCGACGACATCGGCGCCGTGCGCAACGCCCTCGCGGGCGGCGTCCGCGGCTACGTCGTCACCGGCACCCGCACCGGCATGGGCCTGCCCACCCGCCCCAACGCCGCGCACATCGGCGCCGCCGCCGGCCGGCTGCACCACCGCCGGCCGCCGGGCTCCCCCGGCGCCGGCGGCAACTCCGGCCCGCCCGGCCACCCGGGCGGCTACCGCGAGCTGTCCGGGCGTGAGGTCGAGGTGCTGCGGCTGGTGGCGGAGGGCCAGTCGAACAAGGCCATCGGCGTCTCGATGGGACTGTCCGCGCTGACCGTCAAGAGCCACCTCGCCCGCATCGCGCGCAAGCTCGGCACGGGCGACCGCGCCGGCATGGTGGCGGTCGCGCTGCGCACCGGCATCATCCACTGAACCGGGCCCGGACACGGCCCTCACCCGGCATCCGCGCAGCGCCCGTCGACGTGACGTTCCGTCGACGGGCGCTGTCGTGCACCACTCACAGATACCCTTGACACGTGACCGACGCCCAAGAGACCGCAGCAGAGGACAGACTCCCCGCACCCGGAGCACCGACTTCCGGAACGGCGCCGGTCCCCCTTCTCGAGCCGCGCGAGGGCATTCCGCCCGTCACCGCGGACCCCGAGGGGCTCGCCGGCGTCGTCCGCGCGTTCGCCGCGGGC
Proteins encoded:
- a CDS encoding response regulator transcription factor, coding for MSVLLEQPTSLVAYRPNKPTAMVVVADPRVRSTVTRHLWALGVRDVIEASSIAEARPRIANPRDICVADVHLPDGSGLTLLSEARSAGWPNGLALSAADDIGAVRNALAGGVRGYVVTGTRTGMGLPTRPNAAHIGAAAGRLHHRRPPGSPGAGGNSGPPGHPGGYRELSGREVEVLRLVAEGQSNKAIGVSMGLSALTVKSHLARIARKLGTGDRAGMVAVALRTGIIH